A single genomic interval of Camelina sativa cultivar DH55 chromosome 11, Cs, whole genome shotgun sequence harbors:
- the LOC109127200 gene encoding protein CHUP1, chloroplastic-like: PPPPPSLKPPSSGSTTKPSTNHPGKPGFTRSFGVYFPRASAQVHAAAAAASQNGVVSELRRQVEELREREALLKTEVLELKLLRESVSVIPLLESQIAEKSGEVESLRKETARLADENETLRREFDRSEEMRRESERREKETEAEIVELRKLVVSSESDDHALSNSQRFQGLMDVSAKSNLIRSLKRLGSLRNIPDPIQNQENSKSVSSSGDADGDIYRKDEIENYPRSCNSDEFTESSSLSTVRSRVPRVPKPPPKRSFSSLGDSTENRADPPPPPQKSIPPPPPPPPPPLLQQPPPPPSVSKGPPPPPPPPPPKSLGIASAKVRRVPEVVEFYHSLMRRDSTNSRRDSTGGGTAAEAILANSNARDMIGEIENRSVYLLAIKTDVETQGDFIRFLIKEVENAAFSDIEDVVPFVKWLDDELSYLV, from the exons ccacctcctcctccgtctCTTAAACCGCCTTCTTCCGGTTCTACTACTAAACCGTCTACTAATCATCCTGGTAAACCGGGTTTCACTCGCTCTTTCGGCGTTTATTTCCCACGCGCTTCCGCTCAAGTCCacgctgctgctgctgctgcttcacAAAACGGCGTCGTCTCTGAGCTTCGTCGTCAGGTCGAGGAGCTTCGTGAGAGAGAAGCTCTGTTGAAAACAGAGGTCCTCGAGCTTAAGCTTCTCAGAGAGTCCGTTTCAGTCATCCCGTTGCTCGAGTCGCAGATCGCCGAGAAAAGCGGCGAAGTCGAGAGTTTGAGGAAAGAGACGGCGAGGTTAGCGGATGAGAACGAGACATTACGGCGAGAGTTTGACAGGAGCGAGGAGATGCggagagagagcgagaggagagagaaggaaaCAGAGGCGGAGATAGTTGAGCTTCGGAAACTTGTTGTTTCGTCGGAGAGTGACGACCACGCGCTCTCGAATTCGCAGAGGTTTCAGGGTTTAATGGATGTGTCGGCGAAGTCGAATCTCATCAGAAGTTTAAAACGGCTCGGGTCGTTGAGGAACATACCCGACCCGATTCAGAACCAAGAGAACAGCAAAAGCGTTTCTTCATCCGGCGACGCCGACGGCGACATTTATCGGAAAGACGAGATCGAGAATTATCCTCGGAGCTGTAACTCGGACGAGTTCACCGAGTCGTCGTCACTCTCAACAGTCAGATCTAGGGTTCCGAGAGTCCCTAAACCACCGCCGAAACGGTCATTTTCTTCATTAGGTGATTCGACGGAGAACAGAGCAGATCCTCCACCGCCGCCGCAGAAATCTattccgcctcctcctcctccgcctccaccGCCGCTTCTtcaacaaccaccaccacctccgtcTGTTTCCAAAggtcctcctccgcctcctccaccgccgccgccgAAGAGTTTAGGCATTGCGTCGGCGAAAGTGAGAAGAGTACCAGAAGTCGTGGAGTTTTACCACTCGCTGATGAGAAGAGACTCAACAAACTCGAGAAGAGATTCCACCGGTGGTGGCACCGCCGCAGAGGCGATACTCGCTAACTCCAATGCTAGAGACATGATCGGAGAAATAGAAAACCGATCGGTTTATCTTCTCGCG ATAAAAACCGACGTGGAAACGCAAGGAGATTTCATAAGGTTCTTGATCAAAGAAGTAGAAAACGCTGCGTTTTCAGATATCGAAGACGTTGTTCCTTTCGTCAAATGGCTCGACGACGAACTCTCTTACTTGGTATGA